A window of the Zeugodacus cucurbitae isolate PBARC_wt_2022May chromosome 4, idZeuCucr1.2, whole genome shotgun sequence genome harbors these coding sequences:
- the LOC128921376 gene encoding uncharacterized protein LOC128921376: MSYATLVNTCNASTLAEQGINKPNYTPRKALKKAFKLLKRVFKPATVNKVDYNNNTEQQITVTKPKAVTENQAEASKLNASILTTCSTLSAEEYENELNELAELAAKSKLIAAE; this comes from the coding sequence atgTCTTACGCTACACTCGTGAACACTTGCAACGCCAGCACTTTGGCTGAGCAAGGCATCAACAAACCGAACTACACACCAAGGAAGGCGCTCAAGAAGGCATTCAAACTATTGAAACGCGTCTTCAAGCCAGCAACAGTCAACAAGgtagattacaacaacaatacagagCAGCAAATCACGGTCACAAAACCTAAAGCAGTAACTGAGAATCAAGCCGAAGCATCTAAACTCAACGCTAGTATCCTAACCACTTGCTCAACACTCAGCGCTGAAGAGTACGAGAATGAACTGAACGAGTTAGCTGAATTGGcagctaaaagcaaattgatCGCTGCTGAGTAA
- the LOC105215566 gene encoding uncharacterized protein LOC105215566, whose product MSYATLVNTCNASTLAEQGINKPNYTPRKALKKAFKLLKSVFKAATISKVDKNNNTKQQITAEKPQAATEQQQSQEAETSNFNASILTTCSTLSAEEYENELNELAELAAKSELIAAE is encoded by the coding sequence atgtcttACGCTACACTCGTGAACACTTGCAACGCCAGCACTTTGGCTGAGCAAGGCATCAACAAACCGAACTACACACCAAGGAAGGCGCTCAAGAAGGCATTCAAACTATTGAAAAGCGTCTTTAAGGCAGCAACAATCAGCAAGGTAGATAAGAACAACAATACAAAGCAACAAATCACAGCCGAAAAGCCTCAAGCAGCAACTGAGCAGCAGCAAAGCCAAGAAGCCGAAACCTCCAACTTCAACGCTAGCATCCTGACCACTTGCTCAACACTCAGCGCTGAAGAGTACGAGAACGAACTGAACGAGTTAGCTGAGTTGGCAGCTAAAAGCGAATTGATCGCTGCTGAGTAA
- the LOC128919786 gene encoding uncharacterized protein LOC128919786, translating to MSYATLVNNCNASTLAEQGINKPNYTPRKALKKAFKLLKRVFKPVTVSKVDNNNNTKQQITAENPPAATEQQQSQEAETSTFNASILTICSTLSAEEYENELNESAELAAKIKLIAAE from the coding sequence atgtcttACGCTACACTAGTGAACAATTGCAACGCCAGCACTTTGGCTGAGCAAGGCATCAACAAACCGAACTACACACCAAGGAAGGCGCTCAAAAAGGCATTCAAACTATTGAAACGCGTCTTCAAGCCAGTAACAGTCAGCAAGgtagataacaacaacaatacaaagcaACAAATCACAGCCGAAAACCCTCCAGCAGCAACTGAGCAGCAGCAAAGCCAAGAAGCCGAAACATCCACATTCAACGCTAGCATCCTCACCATTTGCTCAACACTAAGCGCTGAAGAGTACGAGAACGAACTGAACGAGTCAGCTGAATTGGCAGCTAAAATCAAATTGATCGCTGCTGAGTAA